Proteins encoded within one genomic window of Rhododendron vialii isolate Sample 1 chromosome 1a, ASM3025357v1:
- the LOC131324731 gene encoding NDR1/HIN1-like protein 10 — MADHSRPVTGYPTNNPYPNPSTGTAFPHAAPHPPPYRPPPTPRAIFLRRLIAILLATFVIAGIITLITWLALRPRLPQFRVDSLSLSNLSLSPNSSLLTANWDVRFTVRNPNHKITIYYDALAASLYYKGESISDTTVPPFVLGTRDETALRATFAAVDRYVDGWVVEGIRWEKTVRGSVSFNVRMAGWVRFKAGAWRGRRRFLRVYCGELPVGVSGKGGTLVGGPRRCVVGL; from the coding sequence ATGGCAGATCATTCCAGGCCAGTCACAGGGTACCCAACCAACAACCCTTACCCCAATCCTTCCACCGGCACCGCTTTCCCCCACGCCGCCCCGCACCCTCCCCCCTACCGCCCCCCTCCCACCCCGCGCGCCATATTCCTCCGCCGCCTAATCGCCATCCTCCTCGCCACCTTCGTCATTGCCGGCATCATAACCCTCATCACATGGCTCGCCCTCCGCCCCCGCCTCCCCCAGTTCCGAGTCgactccctctccctctccaacctctccctctcccccaaCTCCTCCCTCCTCACCGCCAACTGGGACGTCCGCTTCACCGTCCGCAACCCCAACCACAAGATCACCATCTACTACGACGCCCTCGCCGCCTCTCTGTACTACAAAGGGGAGTCCATATCCGACACCACCGTGCCGCCGTTTGTGCTGGGGACGAGGGACGAGACCGCGCTCAGGGCGACCTTCGCGGCGGTCGATAGGTACGTGGACGGGTGGGTGGTGGAAGGGATCAGGTGGGAGAAAACGGTTAGGGGGAGTGTGAGTTTTAACGTGAGGATGGCGGGGTGGGTTAGGTTTAAGGCCGGCGCGTGGCGGGGGAGGAGGAGGTTTCTGAGGGTGTATTGCGGTGAGTTGCCGGTTGGGGTTTCCGGGAAGGGCGGGACACTTGTCGGTGGGCCGAGGCGGTGCGTGGTTGGTCTCTGA